In Gemmata obscuriglobus, a single genomic region encodes these proteins:
- a CDS encoding VWA domain-containing protein — MNLLKRLRVLPVLLGVGATLAALGTTLFGDMRTAPPGAPTLEPARPDGGRFVEDLVATKFSNTPALTYQPRDGELIFAWQIQPPLAPQAARPRDVLVVVDTTASQAGRPLQQARNIITGLAAGLTAEDRVSVWSLSTPKATRALTRDFQPATSENLAEAARALTEVEYGSGAADLAGGLDKALTTMAPNRSRHQVVLYLGDGESAFQPVSEGARIALGNRMDRGDVYFFAVPLGLKLEPQNLHGLAALTGGAVVRLQEDVAAAPGRKAFVDRLKAALDVPVAKPEKWTFGGEVGELYPTKLPPLRADQGTLVMGRLAKPAAAAVSVAVSATVNGRPVELKLSQPLPAPAVDNFFMNRMVDQWKAAPHKDAPAMLRSDRALALASTQVKLYRDEFLTQAVWAISADRFDEAEKLYAAAAKVDPTDKEAAKGAALAAQMKAGKVTKAALAEEVNKKVNAQKISPNEAIRTVLQDPKVNEPVPPAPAAPGAAADLLKEAAARRQIEEQRYRVLADATVRRARQLLRADPEGAYQDLKRQRDDILAYDGIGDDARRQLVADLEAVMREVFVKGAEIKRQADADRQSVARTKQRLSEFDRQADEQARDKDRIEQFRQLMKEARYDIAYQEAQLMVQEKTNRGLPVPVANTASYIIGQHATQLREWRELTRIREDRFLLAMMQTEKSHVPYPDEPPVHFPPASVWRQLTGLRREAYMNSNLGPNASESQRRLKSAIEDTEVDLENKNLVDTPLFELLGFLAKKYNVSFVVMEEYFKADGVPNIREEKPKLAATQLRGLKLGNFLDLVLVSMNATFIVRPDYIEITTFQRKLEEKVTRVFPVADLAIPIPSSVNLQTLQLNQNVQNQTLAIFGAASGAANFLGGQFGAQGGINGLGNNNNPLGGANGNPGPFGNQGGNLGQNPNGPGGGFAGVGGGQIGQFGNLGGQFGIQGGDQSRLLMSLIFETVAKGEWAQMQGVSPQPGDGESDAPLLTAAQLNSLGYYPPARALIIRGTSRYHSAASVKLRKQDGMVGLPAKPPGGAFAIGPGNGNMGLPGNGNMGVGAAVAAEKPALVNPKVDVVAMRKAIGGDPRTMWSKAIDQTVTDPGLIVACAEFLMEFDEFGHAAEVLKGNLRKGLATEAWAHEALAVALQAGNGPPVEVERAAVSAIDLDPADAKAYLKAARAEDGLKNHAQAVAFCKRAAECSPNDPTPYANAMAYAERSTDVRSDAVLWAANNLLKRDWNTSDGVDYHKQVNDRLPKLAAKLQAAGQKADALAKVAAEQTRRDLVIELQWQGSADLDLVVTEPTGSVCSPVHKRTTGGGVLKADLLDQQNDRSEVYTAASAFSGVYTVTAKQAFGRPIGGRAQVKVTRFKGTPQESTDLLDVPLTGTPVEVKLVGGSRTELAAVQDEMNGDSDLRSETTGSAVTGGSSGIGAGFGRTGSALTSPITSSNGPTMPVVATETEARKPGMDGAGDVRATYKLNPDRKTYSVTVSPVFAGVKGELALPKVPLLPGSEK, encoded by the coding sequence ATGAACCTTCTGAAACGGCTGCGGGTGCTACCGGTGCTGTTGGGGGTGGGCGCCACCCTCGCGGCTCTGGGTACCACCCTGTTCGGCGACATGCGCACGGCCCCGCCCGGCGCCCCCACACTCGAACCCGCCCGCCCCGACGGCGGGCGGTTCGTCGAGGACCTCGTCGCCACCAAGTTCAGTAACACCCCCGCGCTGACGTACCAGCCGCGGGACGGCGAGCTGATCTTCGCGTGGCAGATCCAGCCGCCCCTGGCCCCCCAGGCGGCCCGCCCGCGGGACGTGCTGGTGGTGGTGGACACCACCGCCAGCCAGGCCGGCCGGCCGCTCCAGCAGGCCCGGAACATCATTACCGGGCTGGCCGCCGGGCTGACCGCCGAGGACCGGGTGAGCGTGTGGTCGCTCAGCACCCCGAAGGCGACCCGGGCCCTCACGCGCGACTTCCAGCCGGCCACCTCCGAGAACCTGGCCGAGGCCGCTCGGGCCCTCACCGAGGTGGAGTACGGCTCCGGCGCCGCCGACCTCGCGGGCGGGCTGGACAAGGCCCTCACCACCATGGCGCCCAACCGCAGCCGGCACCAGGTGGTGCTGTACCTGGGCGACGGCGAGAGCGCGTTCCAGCCGGTGAGCGAAGGGGCCCGCATCGCTCTGGGTAACCGGATGGACCGCGGCGACGTGTACTTCTTCGCCGTGCCGCTCGGGCTGAAGCTCGAACCGCAGAACCTGCACGGGCTGGCCGCCCTCACCGGCGGCGCCGTGGTCCGCCTGCAAGAGGACGTCGCCGCCGCGCCGGGCCGGAAGGCCTTCGTGGACCGGCTCAAGGCCGCCCTCGACGTGCCCGTCGCGAAGCCCGAGAAGTGGACGTTCGGCGGCGAGGTGGGCGAGCTGTACCCGACCAAGCTGCCGCCGCTCCGCGCGGACCAGGGGACGCTGGTGATGGGCCGGCTCGCGAAGCCCGCCGCGGCCGCCGTCAGCGTCGCGGTCAGCGCGACGGTGAACGGCCGCCCGGTGGAGCTGAAGCTGTCGCAGCCGCTCCCGGCCCCGGCCGTCGACAACTTCTTCATGAACCGCATGGTCGACCAGTGGAAAGCCGCGCCGCACAAGGACGCGCCGGCCATGCTGCGGTCCGACCGCGCCCTGGCGCTGGCCAGCACGCAGGTGAAGCTGTACCGCGACGAGTTCCTCACCCAGGCGGTGTGGGCCATCAGCGCCGACCGGTTCGACGAGGCCGAGAAGCTGTACGCCGCCGCCGCCAAGGTGGACCCGACCGACAAGGAGGCCGCGAAGGGCGCCGCCCTGGCCGCCCAGATGAAGGCCGGCAAGGTCACCAAGGCCGCCCTCGCCGAAGAGGTGAACAAGAAGGTTAACGCGCAGAAGATCTCGCCGAACGAGGCGATCCGCACCGTCCTCCAGGACCCGAAGGTGAACGAGCCGGTGCCGCCGGCCCCGGCCGCCCCCGGCGCCGCGGCGGACCTGCTGAAGGAGGCCGCCGCCCGCCGCCAGATCGAGGAGCAGCGGTACCGCGTGCTGGCCGACGCGACCGTCCGCCGGGCCCGCCAGTTGCTCCGCGCCGACCCCGAGGGCGCGTACCAGGACCTGAAGCGGCAGCGGGACGACATCCTGGCCTACGACGGGATCGGCGACGACGCCCGGCGCCAGCTCGTCGCGGACCTCGAGGCGGTCATGCGCGAGGTGTTCGTGAAGGGGGCCGAGATCAAGCGCCAGGCCGACGCCGACCGCCAGAGCGTGGCCCGCACCAAGCAGCGGCTCAGCGAGTTCGACCGGCAGGCCGACGAGCAGGCCCGCGACAAGGACCGGATCGAGCAGTTCCGCCAGCTCATGAAGGAGGCCCGGTACGACATCGCGTACCAGGAGGCCCAGCTCATGGTGCAGGAGAAGACCAACCGCGGCCTCCCGGTGCCGGTGGCCAACACCGCCAGCTACATCATCGGCCAGCACGCCACCCAGTTGCGCGAGTGGCGCGAGCTGACCCGGATCCGCGAGGACCGGTTCCTGCTCGCCATGATGCAGACCGAGAAGTCCCACGTCCCGTACCCCGACGAGCCGCCGGTCCACTTCCCGCCGGCCTCGGTGTGGCGCCAGCTCACCGGGCTGCGCCGCGAGGCGTACATGAACTCGAACCTCGGGCCCAACGCCAGCGAGAGCCAGCGGCGCCTCAAGAGCGCGATCGAGGACACCGAGGTCGACCTGGAGAACAAGAACCTCGTCGACACCCCGCTGTTCGAGCTGCTCGGGTTCCTGGCCAAGAAGTACAACGTGTCGTTCGTGGTGATGGAGGAGTACTTCAAGGCCGACGGCGTGCCGAACATCCGCGAGGAGAAGCCGAAGCTGGCCGCGACCCAGCTCCGCGGGCTCAAGCTGGGCAACTTCCTGGACCTGGTCCTCGTGTCGATGAACGCCACGTTCATCGTCCGCCCGGACTACATCGAGATCACCACGTTCCAGCGCAAGCTGGAGGAGAAGGTGACCCGGGTGTTCCCGGTGGCCGACCTGGCGATCCCGATCCCCAGCTCGGTGAACCTGCAGACGCTGCAGCTGAACCAGAACGTGCAGAACCAGACGCTGGCCATCTTCGGGGCGGCCAGCGGCGCGGCCAACTTCCTCGGCGGCCAGTTCGGCGCCCAGGGCGGCATCAACGGGCTGGGGAACAACAACAACCCGCTGGGCGGCGCGAACGGGAACCCCGGGCCGTTCGGCAACCAGGGCGGCAACCTGGGCCAGAACCCGAACGGGCCGGGCGGCGGGTTCGCCGGCGTCGGCGGCGGCCAGATCGGCCAGTTCGGTAACCTCGGCGGCCAGTTCGGCATCCAGGGCGGCGACCAGAGCCGGCTCCTGATGTCGCTGATCTTCGAAACCGTTGCCAAGGGCGAGTGGGCCCAAATGCAAGGGGTGTCCCCGCAGCCCGGGGACGGCGAGTCCGACGCGCCGCTGCTGACCGCGGCCCAACTGAACTCGTTGGGGTACTACCCGCCGGCCCGGGCGCTCATCATCCGCGGCACCAGCCGGTACCACTCGGCCGCCAGCGTCAAGCTGCGGAAGCAGGACGGCATGGTCGGGCTGCCCGCCAAGCCGCCGGGCGGCGCGTTCGCGATCGGGCCGGGCAACGGCAACATGGGGCTGCCGGGCAACGGCAACATGGGCGTCGGGGCGGCGGTCGCGGCCGAGAAGCCCGCGCTCGTGAACCCGAAGGTGGACGTGGTGGCGATGCGCAAGGCGATCGGCGGCGACCCGCGGACCATGTGGAGCAAGGCGATCGACCAGACCGTGACCGACCCGGGGCTGATCGTCGCGTGCGCCGAGTTCCTGATGGAGTTCGACGAGTTCGGGCACGCGGCCGAGGTGCTGAAGGGGAACCTGCGGAAGGGGCTGGCGACCGAGGCGTGGGCGCACGAGGCCCTGGCCGTGGCGCTGCAGGCCGGCAACGGCCCGCCGGTGGAAGTCGAGCGGGCGGCGGTGTCCGCGATCGACCTCGACCCGGCCGACGCCAAGGCGTACCTGAAGGCCGCGCGGGCCGAGGACGGGCTGAAGAACCACGCCCAGGCGGTCGCGTTCTGCAAGCGGGCCGCCGAGTGCAGCCCGAACGACCCGACCCCGTACGCCAACGCGATGGCCTACGCCGAACGGTCCACCGACGTGCGGAGCGACGCCGTGCTGTGGGCGGCCAACAACCTGCTCAAGCGGGACTGGAACACCTCCGACGGCGTGGACTACCACAAGCAGGTGAACGACCGGCTGCCGAAGCTGGCGGCCAAGCTGCAGGCGGCCGGCCAGAAGGCGGACGCGCTCGCCAAGGTGGCCGCCGAGCAGACCCGGCGCGACCTGGTGATCGAGCTGCAGTGGCAGGGCAGCGCGGACCTGGACCTGGTGGTCACGGAGCCGACCGGGTCGGTGTGCTCGCCCGTTCACAAGCGCACCACCGGCGGCGGCGTCCTCAAGGCCGACCTGCTGGACCAGCAGAACGACCGGTCCGAGGTGTACACCGCGGCCAGCGCGTTCAGCGGGGTGTACACGGTCACCGCGAAGCAGGCGTTCGGCCGCCCCATCGGGGGCCGCGCCCAGGTCAAGGTGACCCGGTTCAAGGGCACCCCGCAGGAGAGCACCGACCTGCTCGACGTTCCGCTGACCGGGACGCCGGTTGAGGTCAAGCTGGTCGGCGGCTCGCGGACCGAGCTGGCGGCCGTTCAGGACGAAATGAACGGGGACTCGGACCTGCGGTCCGAGACGACCGGCTCGGCGGTGACCGGCGGCTCGTCGGGCATTGGCGCCGGGTTCGGCCGCACGGGCTCGGCGCTCACCTCGCCGATCACCTCGTCGAACGGCCCCACGATGCCGGTGGTGGCGACCGAAACCGAGGCCCGCAAGCCGGGCATGGACGGCGCCGGGGACGTCCGGGCGACGTACAAGCTGAACCCGGACCGCAAGACCTACAGCGTCACGGTCAGCCCCGTGTTCGCCGGGGTGAAGGGCGAGCTGGCACTGCCCAAGGTGCCGCTGCTGCCGGGTTCCGAGAAGTAA
- a CDS encoding 3-keto-disaccharide hydrolase has product MLVRRLLSTCLFAGLTAACLPAEDKAPAPAGGEVKALFNGKNLDGWVNVNCAPGTFYAKGDEIVTTGNPTGFLRTDRQYENFELDFDWMHVEKEKMANSGLFVWGDPLPAVGTGYTRGIEVQVLINYAPKDGWATSHGDIFSIWGAKCTPDRPHFKGIERCLPSENRVKGGGEWNHYKVIANDGAIKLHVNGKEVSGVSKSNPRKGYLALESEGVECHFKNIKIKELPSTNPTPAECAKVAEGHVSLFNGLNLDGWKAEKGGWKAGGGIVRAAGTSDLVHEGTLPNGGALLFDWKVPAKSAADLTLELAGTPVTVKAEKPGAWQRTQVLLTPKAGGSPVAFKPVTGLEVMNVFAKELPAKK; this is encoded by the coding sequence ATGCTCGTGCGCCGACTGCTTTCGACCTGCCTCTTCGCCGGCCTGACCGCCGCCTGCCTGCCCGCCGAGGACAAGGCGCCCGCGCCGGCCGGGGGCGAGGTGAAGGCGCTGTTCAACGGCAAGAACCTGGACGGGTGGGTGAACGTGAACTGTGCCCCCGGCACGTTCTACGCGAAGGGCGACGAGATCGTCACCACGGGCAACCCGACGGGGTTCCTCCGCACGGACCGGCAGTACGAGAACTTCGAGCTCGACTTCGACTGGATGCACGTCGAAAAGGAGAAGATGGCGAACAGCGGGCTGTTCGTATGGGGCGACCCGCTCCCCGCGGTCGGCACCGGCTACACCCGCGGCATTGAGGTTCAGGTGCTCATCAACTACGCCCCGAAGGACGGGTGGGCCACCAGCCACGGCGACATCTTCAGCATCTGGGGCGCGAAATGCACCCCGGACCGGCCGCACTTCAAGGGCATTGAACGGTGCCTCCCGAGCGAGAACCGCGTGAAGGGCGGCGGCGAGTGGAACCACTACAAGGTGATCGCCAACGACGGCGCCATCAAGCTGCACGTCAACGGCAAGGAAGTTTCTGGCGTGAGCAAGAGCAACCCGCGCAAGGGCTACCTCGCGCTCGAGAGCGAGGGCGTGGAGTGCCACTTCAAGAACATCAAGATCAAGGAGTTGCCGAGCACGAACCCGACGCCGGCCGAGTGCGCGAAGGTCGCAGAGGGGCATGTGTCACTCTTCAACGGGCTGAACCTGGACGGCTGGAAGGCCGAAAAGGGTGGGTGGAAGGCCGGCGGCGGTATCGTCCGCGCCGCGGGCACGAGCGACTTGGTACATGAAGGGACGTTGCCGAACGGCGGCGCGCTCCTGTTCGACTGGAAGGTGCCGGCCAAGTCCGCGGCGGACCTCACCCTCGAACTCGCCGGCACGCCCGTGACGGTCAAGGCCGAGAAGCCGGGCGCGTGGCAGCGCACGCAGGTGCTCCTCACCCCGAAGGCCGGCGGTTCGCCGGTGGCGTTCAAGCCGGTCACCGGGTTGGAGGTCATGAACGTGTTCGCAAAAGAGCTTCCGGCCAAGAAGTGA
- the hflX gene encoding GTPase HflX, with translation MIISKAFDTQREEFSVASERAVLVSVALPERPWPNEADPCDEIRGLAETAGATAVAELTQRRHDIQLATYLGTGKVGELHDLVESADADVVIFDNDLLPNQARNLEQALGVKVLDRSELILDIFASRARTAESKLQVELAQLEYSLPRLKQMWSHLSRQKGGGIGLRGPGETQLETDRRLVQHRIRDLKRKLDEVLARKEREVKSRAEEHTVSLVGYTNAGKSQLMHTLTKADVYVKNQLFSTLDTRTRQWHIRDWGRVLLSDTVGFIRDLPHHLVASFKATLSEARHAKLLLHVVDASSPQAEVHINAVNTVLKELDCGDRPTLLVLNKVDRLQDRSLLTLLEAHHPRAVAVSGLTGEGLDQLEDAVMEALAEDFAEAEIVTDSGNGRVLAFLNAHAEIYRQEFRDDENEVVIRCHLPKHLLHHIAGPTVKVRFVERTGRPEAAGRREVG, from the coding sequence GTGATCATCAGCAAAGCATTCGACACGCAGCGGGAAGAGTTCTCGGTCGCGAGCGAGCGGGCGGTCCTGGTCAGCGTGGCGCTGCCCGAGCGCCCGTGGCCCAACGAGGCCGACCCGTGCGACGAGATCCGCGGGCTGGCGGAGACCGCCGGGGCCACCGCCGTGGCCGAACTCACGCAGCGGCGCCACGACATCCAGCTCGCCACCTACCTGGGCACCGGCAAGGTCGGGGAGCTGCACGACCTGGTCGAGTCGGCCGACGCGGACGTGGTCATCTTCGACAACGACCTGCTGCCGAACCAGGCGCGGAACCTGGAGCAGGCGCTGGGCGTGAAGGTGCTCGACCGCAGCGAGCTGATCCTGGACATCTTCGCCAGCCGCGCCCGCACGGCCGAGTCGAAGCTCCAGGTGGAGCTCGCGCAGCTCGAGTACTCGCTCCCGCGGCTGAAGCAGATGTGGAGCCACCTGTCGCGCCAGAAGGGCGGCGGGATCGGGCTCCGCGGCCCGGGCGAGACCCAGCTCGAAACCGACCGCCGGCTGGTGCAACACCGCATCCGCGACCTGAAGCGCAAGCTGGACGAGGTGCTGGCCCGCAAGGAGCGCGAGGTGAAGAGCCGTGCGGAGGAGCACACGGTCTCGCTCGTGGGCTACACCAACGCGGGCAAGTCGCAGCTGATGCACACGCTGACGAAGGCCGACGTGTACGTCAAGAACCAGCTCTTCTCGACGCTCGACACGCGGACCCGGCAGTGGCACATCCGCGACTGGGGCCGGGTGCTGCTGTCGGACACCGTCGGGTTCATCCGCGACCTGCCCCACCACCTCGTCGCGTCGTTCAAGGCCACGCTGTCGGAGGCCCGGCACGCGAAGCTCCTGCTCCACGTCGTGGACGCGAGCAGCCCGCAGGCCGAGGTCCACATCAACGCCGTGAACACCGTGCTGAAGGAACTGGACTGCGGCGACCGGCCGACGCTCCTCGTGCTGAACAAGGTCGACCGGCTCCAGGACCGCTCGCTGCTCACGCTGCTGGAGGCGCACCACCCGCGGGCGGTGGCGGTGAGCGGGCTGACGGGCGAGGGCCTGGACCAGCTCGAAGACGCGGTGATGGAGGCGCTCGCGGAGGACTTCGCGGAGGCCGAGATCGTCACGGACTCGGGCAACGGGCGGGTGCTGGCGTTCCTGAACGCGCACGCCGAAATCTACCGCCAGGAGTTCCGCGACGACGAAAACGAGGTGGTGATCCGGTGCCATCTGCCGAAGCACCTGCTGCACCACATCGCCGGCCCGACGGTGAAGGTGCGGTTCGTGGAGCGCACGGGCCGACCGGAAGCGGCGGGGCGGCGCGAGGTCGGGTGA
- a CDS encoding DUF1549 and DUF1553 domain-containing protein gives MLRPATTLPFALPGALTAALVLVPLGSGGVPLTAARGADAKHWAFQAPVRPAPPKTAHPVRNPIDAFVRSRLEKEKLTPAPEADRVTLCRRLYLDLTGLPPAPKDVDAFVADTRADAYERLVDKLLASPHYGERWARWWLDAARYADSDGYEKDKSRQVWAYRDYVINAFNADLPFDRFTVEQVAGDLLPNATQDQIVATGFLRMSMLNEEGGVDPEQFRMDAMFDRVDALGKAFLGLSVACAQCHDHKSDPLTQEEYYKLFAFLNNDHEAQRVVYTPKERMEVNRIRSKVTEIEAGLKETHPDWQERLAKWEENVRNEPAWKTVAVENASDNSQRYIAQPDGSVLAQGYAPTKFNTLMRGPAPVKTVTAFRIELLNDPNLPCNGPGRSFMGTSALTEFQVETEAQGKRTKVKLVKALADYANPERPLESNFDDKSNKPRVTGPVSFAIDGKDETAWGIDAGPGRRNAPRVAVFVPEKPIELPEGGTLHFTLRQMHGGWNSDDNMNNNLGRFRLSVTDDTAPDRAPLPPLVRAALAVPAHKRTTAQAQTVFGFWRTTVPTFKDANAAIEALWKQWPEGSTSLVVEPRDELRPTAILKRGDFLRPAAKVSAGTPAFLHPLPPGADASRLTLAKWLVDANAPTTARAVVNRVWQAYFGAGLVSTPEEFGTEGARPTHPELLDWLAREFQDGGWSVKKFHKLVVMSATYRQSSKVSPELLKADPDNKLLARGPRFRAEGEIVRDTALAASGLLNPKVGGPSVFTPAPDFLFKPPASYGPFEWTEARDGDRYRRALYTFRRRSTPYPALTVFDVPVGEASCVKRTRTNTPLQALTGLNETLFVEAARALGKRAVLEGGKTDADRLTYAFRLCVARKPTADELAVLSALLDKSRKRFEEGGANAAEVATGSKDAKQVEGLAFSDWGAFAVVARVLLNLDETVTKE, from the coding sequence ATGCTCCGACCTGCGACCACTCTCCCGTTCGCTCTGCCGGGTGCGCTGACGGCGGCGCTGGTTCTGGTGCCGCTCGGTTCCGGGGGCGTACCCCTCACGGCCGCCCGGGGCGCCGACGCGAAGCATTGGGCGTTTCAGGCGCCCGTTCGCCCCGCGCCGCCGAAAACCGCGCACCCGGTTCGCAACCCGATCGACGCGTTCGTCCGCTCGCGGCTCGAAAAGGAGAAGCTGACGCCCGCGCCGGAAGCGGACCGCGTCACGCTGTGCCGCCGACTGTACCTCGACCTCACCGGGCTGCCGCCCGCGCCGAAAGACGTGGACGCGTTCGTCGCCGACACGCGCGCCGACGCTTACGAACGGCTCGTTGACAAGCTGCTGGCGTCGCCGCACTACGGCGAGCGGTGGGCGCGGTGGTGGCTCGACGCGGCCCGGTACGCCGACAGCGACGGGTACGAAAAGGACAAGTCCCGTCAGGTGTGGGCGTACCGCGACTACGTTATTAACGCGTTCAACGCCGACCTACCGTTCGACCGCTTCACGGTCGAGCAGGTCGCCGGCGACCTGCTCCCGAACGCGACGCAGGACCAGATCGTGGCGACCGGGTTCCTGCGGATGTCGATGCTGAACGAGGAGGGCGGGGTCGATCCCGAGCAGTTCCGGATGGACGCCATGTTCGACCGCGTGGACGCCCTCGGCAAGGCGTTCCTGGGGCTGAGCGTGGCGTGCGCGCAGTGCCACGACCACAAGTCCGACCCGCTCACACAGGAAGAGTACTACAAGCTGTTCGCGTTCCTCAACAACGACCACGAGGCCCAGCGCGTCGTGTACACGCCGAAGGAGCGGATGGAGGTCAACCGCATCCGCTCCAAGGTCACCGAGATCGAAGCCGGGCTGAAGGAGACGCACCCGGACTGGCAAGAGCGGCTCGCGAAGTGGGAGGAGAACGTTCGGAACGAGCCCGCGTGGAAAACGGTGGCCGTGGAGAACGCCAGCGACAACTCCCAGCGCTACATCGCACAGCCGGACGGCTCCGTTCTGGCGCAGGGGTACGCCCCGACGAAGTTCAACACCCTGATGCGCGGGCCGGCGCCCGTCAAGACGGTGACGGCGTTCCGAATCGAACTGCTCAACGACCCGAACTTGCCCTGCAACGGCCCGGGCCGCTCGTTCATGGGTACCAGCGCGCTGACCGAGTTCCAGGTCGAGACGGAAGCTCAGGGCAAGCGAACGAAAGTGAAGCTCGTGAAGGCGCTCGCGGATTACGCGAACCCGGAGCGCCCGCTGGAGAGCAACTTCGACGACAAAAGTAACAAGCCGCGGGTGACGGGGCCGGTGTCGTTCGCGATCGACGGCAAGGACGAGACCGCATGGGGCATCGACGCCGGCCCGGGCCGGCGGAACGCGCCGCGGGTGGCGGTGTTCGTGCCCGAAAAGCCGATCGAACTCCCCGAAGGGGGCACGCTCCACTTCACGCTACGGCAGATGCACGGCGGGTGGAACAGCGACGACAACATGAACAACAACCTGGGCCGTTTCCGGCTCAGCGTGACCGACGACACAGCTCCCGACCGCGCCCCGCTCCCACCGCTTGTACGCGCCGCGCTCGCGGTTCCCGCTCACAAACGCACAACCGCCCAGGCACAGACCGTGTTCGGTTTCTGGCGCACCACCGTGCCCACGTTCAAGGACGCGAACGCCGCAATTGAGGCGCTCTGGAAGCAGTGGCCCGAGGGCTCGACGAGTCTGGTCGTCGAGCCGCGTGACGAGCTACGCCCGACCGCGATCCTCAAGCGCGGCGACTTCTTGCGCCCCGCCGCGAAGGTGAGCGCCGGGACGCCCGCGTTTCTGCACCCGCTGCCCCCGGGCGCCGACGCGAGCCGGCTCACGCTGGCGAAGTGGCTGGTGGACGCGAACGCGCCGACCACGGCGCGGGCGGTCGTGAACCGCGTCTGGCAAGCGTACTTCGGCGCCGGGCTGGTGAGCACGCCGGAGGAGTTCGGAACCGAGGGCGCGCGGCCGACCCACCCCGAGCTACTGGACTGGCTGGCCCGCGAGTTCCAGGACGGCGGCTGGAGCGTCAAGAAGTTCCACAAACTCGTCGTGATGTCCGCCACCTACCGCCAGTCGTCGAAGGTGTCGCCCGAGTTGCTGAAGGCCGACCCCGATAACAAACTGCTCGCACGCGGCCCCCGGTTCCGCGCCGAGGGGGAGATCGTGCGCGACACGGCCCTTGCTGCGAGCGGGCTGCTGAACCCGAAGGTCGGCGGGCCGAGCGTGTTCACGCCGGCGCCGGACTTCCTGTTCAAGCCGCCGGCCAGTTACGGCCCGTTCGAGTGGACCGAAGCGCGGGACGGGGACCGCTACCGCCGCGCGCTCTACACCTTCCGCCGCCGGTCAACGCCGTACCCGGCGCTGACCGTGTTCGACGTGCCGGTCGGTGAGGCGTCGTGCGTGAAGCGGACGCGCACCAACACGCCCCTCCAGGCGCTGACGGGGCTGAACGAAACACTGTTCGTGGAGGCCGCCCGGGCGCTCGGCAAGCGCGCGGTTCTTGAAGGTGGGAAGACCGACGCGGACCGCCTCACCTATGCGTTCCGGTTGTGCGTGGCGCGCAAGCCCACCGCCGACGAACTGGCGGTGCTGTCGGCGCTGCTCGACAAGTCCCGCAAGCGTTTCGAGGAGGGCGGCGCCAACGCCGCGGAAGTGGCGACCGGTTCCAAGGACGCCAAGCAGGTTGAAGGACTCGCGTTCAGCGACTGGGGGGCGTTCGCCGTCGTGGCGCGCGTCTTGCTGAACCTGGATGAAACGGTGACAAAAGAGTAA